The stretch of DNA TGATAATGCCCCCTTTTACTCCGTCGTCTGCTTTTTGGCGACCATACTTATTTGTGAAATAATTGTAGCTCACATTTCCGTCATACTTGATCGGGCCTTCGTTCTCTTCTCTCGATTTCAGTCCTGCTCCGATCTTAAACACATTTACGCCTTGCTTGCTATCTACATCGAATGGATATACAGCAGACGATGTGATCGGAATAAAGCTGTTTCCATAATAATTGTAAGATGTATTATAGAATGATGCTCCTACCGACAAGACAGAAGGGTCGAACGTGTGTTGATATTTCAGGTTGCCTCCTGCATGCATATACTTGGCTTTTACATCTTTGCGGGCATAGTCGCTACCGTTGATATAGTCTACTGTAGAGCCTGTTGCGCTATATGTACCAAAAAAGTCGAGGCGATCGTTGTCTCCGTTTACAAGTCTGTACCCGAGAGCTCCATCTATATTTCCACCTGTGCCTAAGCCCAATACCGCATAGCCACGTTTCTTGTCGAAGGCTACATCTGTTTTGATGTCACCCGATGCCGAAGCTCCCAGTTTGTTGTTGTCTAATCTGATCTGAGGGGTATTGCTCTCGAACTTGATTTCTTTTGGTTTGATAGTAGGGGCGTAGATATCGGGTTGTGTATTTACTTTCGATGCTTCTTGCATTGTAGGTACATAGTCTCTTTCGAGCATCACCTGACGAGTAATGGTAGAGTCTTTTTGTGCCGAAACTGTCAGGCTTATTATTCCCAGTCCTATGACCAATAATGATTTATATGTTGTTTTCATACGTTTTAATTCTGATTTGTTCATAAGTTATTTTAAAGCTGACAAGCGTTCGTCTATCATTGTTTTTATATCGGCTTCGCTGCCTTTATAATTTGCCTGAAGGCTTTCGAGATACTGACGTGCCGAGAATTTATCACCTTTGGCAACATAAGCATCCGACAATACCACCACCGCACGTGCCATCCAATATTGGTATGGTGTACCTTCTTTCATAAAGGCAAGCACTTGTTTTTCTGCTTTGTCGTACGATTTCCACTTGTAATACATATCTGCCAGTAAGAACTGAGCTTCGGCTCCGAATGCGCTGCGAGTATCTTTGGCTACTGCCTGCAAGTCTGTGGCTGCTTCGTCGTTCTTCTTTAGGTTGATATACGATTTTCCTCTGTAGAATCTGGCTTCGTTGGCTACGGCAGGAGCTGCTTTTGCTCCTTGCAATATTTTGCTTGCGGCAGCTACTACCTCGTTATCTTTTTTCAGAAGATAAGCACAACGCAACATACCCAGTTGGGCAATGTCTTTGTTTTCGGTATTGGATGCCACCATATTCAGGTGCTCGTAAGCGGCATAGGCAGCTTCATAGTTTTTGCGGTCGAACTCTATTCCCGATGCAAACACCAAGGCATTGGCAATGTATTTCGGGTTGTTTGAGTTTATAACTTCGTTGAAGTGGGTGAGTGCTTTATCGAAATCTTTAGCTTCGAATGCCATATCGCCCAGATAGAAGTGTGTATCGCTGGCAAATACCCCGTTAGGATATGCTTGCAGGTATTTGTTGAATGCTATTTTCGACTCATCTTTGCGACCTTTCATATATATGTTTTCGGCAGCCAGATAAGTGAGTGAGTCCTGACGGTTGGACGAAAGGATTGTGCCTTTACCCAACGAGTTGACATATGAAGCATAAGAGCTGATGTCGTTCATATCTTTGTAAACTGCTTCAAGGCTTTCTATGGCAGTACGTGCTTCTTCCGAATTCGGATAGTTGGCAATTACCTGCTTGTAGGCTTCTGCCGACTTGCGAGGGTTGTTGGTGTTGAAGTATAACTGTCCGAGTTGTACTCCGGCTTTTTGTGCCAGATTGGATTTTGGATGGTCTTTGAGCATTTTTTCAAGAACCGAGATTGCTTCCTGTTCTTTGTTTTGCATTACCAATGCACGGCTCTTTTCGTACAGTGCATCGTCTATGTATTGCGAATTCGGATATTTTGCCATCATACTGTTCAGTGCCGTTACTTTTCCCGAATAGTTGCGTTGCAATCCCAATACAAATGCTTTTTGGAATTCAGAATAATCGGCATTCTCAGGGTTTGAAGATACGGCTTGCGCATAGTATCTTTCTGCCTCAGAGAAGTTTCTGTTGTAGAGGTTTATATCCCCGACGCGGTTGAGGGCATCGGAATAGTTTGGCGATTGCTTGCTTCTTTCTGCCGAAATATATTTTTTGAAGTTATTCAAAGCAGAAGAATAAACTTTGTCCTGAAACTGTGCGTAAGCCAAGTTGTATAGAGCAAGCGGATAATTGTTTTGCGAAGGGGAAGCCTGACCAATGTAAGCCGTATAATCTCTGGCTGCAGAGCCATAGTCGGCACTGCGATAGGCTATGTCTCCCCTCCAGAAGTATGCTTCGCTGCGCACTTCGGCATTGTAGCTACCCATATTGATGGTTGCATTGAAATCGTTGGCGGCAAGGTCGTAACGCTTGTCGATGAAGTTTTGAACACCCGACTGGAATAATATAATTTGTTTAGCTTCCAATATCTGACGATCGGGCGACTTGATGCTGTTGATGGCAGCAAGGGCAGTGCTATAGTTTTTGGACGAAAGCAATGTGGAAGCCAGAGCTCCGCTTACTGCACTCGTATATTTCGAATTTGGATACTGAGCAAGGAAACGTTGCGATGCTGTGATAGCTTCGCCAAAAGCACCTCCTCCGTCTCTGTTGCGTATCATTACGTTGTTGTATAATGCACCTTCGCTGATAGAAGGGTCGAACTCGGAGCGTGCGGCAGCTTCAAAAGCCATAACGGCATTCTGTGTGTCGTTTAGTTTCAGATAAGACTGTCCCAGAAGCATCTGTCCTGCTTGTCCCAGTTTGTCGGTTGTAGAAGCTACATCTTTAAGTGCTTCTACGGCATTACCATACGCACCTGTTTGGTAGTATGCTTCTGCCAGTTGATACATATCTTCACGGAAAGGTGTAGATGTAGTGGCACGATATTGTTCATAGTTGCGGATGGCATTCTGTATGTTGCCAAGGCGGTAGTAGCTGCTGCCTAGCAGGCGATATACTTCTCCGATGTTTTTACTGCCCGGATACGACGAGATAAAGTCTTGTCCTTCGCTTATCGTCCCGTTCATATTACCTTGCAGGAACTCACTTTGTATGAGGAAAAATGTTGCATTTTCCTTGTATTCGGGTTTGCTTTTCAGCTTTCGGAATGTAGCGATAGCCTGATCGTATTCTCCTTCCTGAAAATTGGCATAAGCCAGATAGTAGGATGCCGGCTCTGCATATTTTTTACTATTGCGAGACAATAGTCCGAATAGGTTTTTAGCTTCTTTTCTGTCTCCCTTTTGGAGGCTGGCATACGCCATGCGGTAGCTGTAGACTTCTTGCTCGCTTACCGATAGGTAATCGATATCCACTTGTGAAAACCAATGAAGGGCTTTGTTCCAATCTTTTTGTTGAAAATGAATTGATCCTGTAAAGAAACTGATCTGATTGCGGTGATAAGATTCGGGATAATCGTCAAGAAAATCTTTCAAAATTGTTCCGTCACCGGCTTTGCCCTGATAAAATAAGGAGCTGACAATCATATAGTCTGCTTCTTCCATCAGTTTTATATCTTTCGACTGGTTCTTAAATTCCTGTAGTGTATTGATACATCCTACATAGTTATTGTTTAAGAACATTTCTTTGCCTTGCGAAAATAGCCTTCCGGGCAGTTCTGTGTACACTGACTTCTGAGCGTGAGCCAAATGTAAGCCCGATGCAAGGGTGATAACTAATAGCAGTTTTCTCATATTTTCATTATTTTGATTTCCTGTATTACTTCTTTTACCGAACGTAGCCCAAACAGGTCGGGGTTAAGCTCTGATATTTTTATAAATTGAAGGC from Dysgonomonas mossii encodes:
- a CDS encoding tetratricopeptide repeat protein produces the protein MRKLLLVITLASGLHLAHAQKSVYTELPGRLFSQGKEMFLNNNYVGCINTLQEFKNQSKDIKLMEEADYMIVSSLFYQGKAGDGTILKDFLDDYPESYHRNQISFFTGSIHFQQKDWNKALHWFSQVDIDYLSVSEQEVYSYRMAYASLQKGDRKEAKNLFGLLSRNSKKYAEPASYYLAYANFQEGEYDQAIATFRKLKSKPEYKENATFFLIQSEFLQGNMNGTISEGQDFISSYPGSKNIGEVYRLLGSSYYRLGNIQNAIRNYEQYRATTSTPFREDMYQLAEAYYQTGAYGNAVEALKDVASTTDKLGQAGQMLLGQSYLKLNDTQNAVMAFEAAARSEFDPSISEGALYNNVMIRNRDGGGAFGEAITASQRFLAQYPNSKYTSAVSGALASTLLSSKNYSTALAAINSIKSPDRQILEAKQIILFQSGVQNFIDKRYDLAANDFNATINMGSYNAEVRSEAYFWRGDIAYRSADYGSAARDYTAYIGQASPSQNNYPLALYNLAYAQFQDKVYSSALNNFKKYISAERSKQSPNYSDALNRVGDINLYNRNFSEAERYYAQAVSSNPENADYSEFQKAFVLGLQRNYSGKVTALNSMMAKYPNSQYIDDALYEKSRALVMQNKEQEAISVLEKMLKDHPKSNLAQKAGVQLGQLYFNTNNPRKSAEAYKQVIANYPNSEEARTAIESLEAVYKDMNDISSYASYVNSLGKGTILSSNRQDSLTYLAAENIYMKGRKDESKIAFNKYLQAYPNGVFASDTHFYLGDMAFEAKDFDKALTHFNEVINSNNPKYIANALVFASGIEFDRKNYEAAYAAYEHLNMVASNTENKDIAQLGMLRCAYLLKKDNEVVAAASKILQGAKAAPAVANEARFYRGKSYINLKKNDEAATDLQAVAKDTRSAFGAEAQFLLADMYYKWKSYDKAEKQVLAFMKEGTPYQYWMARAVVVLSDAYVAKGDKFSARQYLESLQANYKGSEADIKTMIDERLSALK